One window from the genome of Salvia splendens isolate huo1 chromosome 9, SspV2, whole genome shotgun sequence encodes:
- the LOC121746662 gene encoding rRNA-processing protein UTP23 homolog, whose protein sequence is MRFTKQKRHRKAVRFFTSCFGFREPFKVLCDGTFVHHLIANGIAPADTALTNILGAPVKIFTTRCVVAELKSLGSSYSDSVDAARSLMVARCDHEKRKSAIACITEVIGEKNTEHFFVATQDAELRKKFQQIPGVPLVYALRNALFLERPSAFQQEFAKAAEEERSRMTELEMKMLKLKKKKVANDEGRNSSETEEQILETLIPRTDVKMTRIDKADKAQFKQKRAKGPNPLSCKKKKQQGNTDTASQKMRSQVRSQEGDGDNSARNRKRKRSRKNKTSTES, encoded by the exons ATGAGATTCACCAAGCAAAAGCGGCACCGCAAAGCTGTGCGATTTTTCACGTCCTGCTTCGGATTTCGGGAGCCTTTCAAAGTCCTATGCGACGGGACCTTCGTGCACCATCTTATAGCAAATGGAATTGCTCCAGCTGATACCGCATTGACGAATATCCTTGGCGCGCCCGTCAAAATATTCACCACCAG ATGTGTTGTTGCAGAGTTGAAAAGCCTCGGTAGCTCTTACTCTGATTCGGTCGATGCTGCGCGTAGCCTGATGGTTGCAAg ATGTGATCATGAAAAGCGGAAGAGTGCTATAGCATGCATAACAGAAGTTATTGGAGAAAAAAACACTGAGCATTTCTTTGTCGCCACACAGGATGCGGAGCTGAGGAAAAAGTTTCAACAG ATTCCAGGTGTGCCTCTAGTATATGCTCTCAGAAATGCTCTCTTTCTCGAACGCCCATCAGCTTTTCAGCAAGAGTTTGCAAAGGCTGCTGAAGAGGAACGGTCACGTATGACTGAGTTGGAGATGAAGATGCTAAAGTTAAAGAAGAAAAAGGTAGCTAATGATGAAGGAAGGAATTCTTCTGAAACAGAAGAACAGATTTTAGAGACACTGATTCCCAGGACAGATGTTAAGATGACTAGAATCGATAAAGCCGATAAAGCTCAATTCAAACAAAAGAGAGCTAAG GGCCCAAATCCTCTATCATGCAAGAAGAAAAAGCAACAAGGAAATACAGATACTGCTTCACAAAAG ATGAGAAGTCAAGTTAGGTCGCAGGAAGGAGATGGTGATAATAGCGCAAGAAACAGGAAACGGAAGAGGTCGAGGAAAAACAAGACTTCCACTGAGTCGTGA
- the LOC121746663 gene encoding BURP domain-containing protein BNM2A-like, whose amino-acid sequence MDVKLPLCSLIILLAAINGNGLQKMDMRIEQVHSSPHMHHHMDPSLIVFFFVEDLTVGNTIPIYFPSRGLDSVSAHLLPKEEADSIPFSSDQLNHLLKVYSFPRGSPQATAMEDTLRQCETKPIKGETKTCPTSWGSMLDFATSIIGSGTEIKILSTTHVTPSSAILQKYKIMGVEEYPASKVVACHTMPYPYAVFYCHYQESQSRVFNVSLTGENGDRVEAVAVCHMDTSQWSRNHVSFKVLGIEPGSSPVCHFFPADNFVCVPSDALMQQA is encoded by the exons atggatgtaaagctCCCACTCTGCAGCCTCATCATTCTACTG GCAGCTATTAATGGAAATGGATTGcaaaaaatggatatgagaaTTGAGCAAGTTCATTCATCACCCCACATGCATCACCACATGGATCCTTCACTCATCGTCTTCTTCTTCGTAGAGGATCTCACGGTAGGAAACACCATTCCCATCTACTTCCCGAGCAGAGGACTTGACTCTGTCTCTGCACATTTGCTCCCAAAAGAGGAAGCCGATTCCATTCCCTTCTCATCCGACCAACTCAACCACCTCCTTAAGGTCTACTCTTTTCCCCGGGGCTCGCCTCAAGCCACTGCCATGGAGGACACCCTCCGCCAGTGTGAGACGAAGCCCATCAAGGGTGAGACTAAGACCTGCCCGACATCTTGGGGTTCGATGCTTGATTTTGCTACTAGCATCATTGGCTCAGGGACCGAGATCAAGATTCTGTCAACCACTCACGTCACACCATCTAGTGCCATTCTACAGAAGTACAAGATCATGGGGGTCGAGGAATATCCGGCTTCGAAGGTTGTGGCATGCCATACGATGCCTTACCCTTATGCTGTTTTCTACTGCCATTACCAAGAGAGCCAGAGCAGGGTGTTTAATGTTTCACTTACCGGAGAGAATGGTGACCGGGTAGAAGCAGTTGCAGTCTGCCATATGGATACATCGCAGTGGAGCCGCAACCATGTCTCCTTCAAGGTGCTTGGAATCGAGCCAGGCTCCTCCCCTGTGTGCCATTTCTTTCCAGCTGATAACTTTGTCTGTGTTCCTTCGGATGCTTTGATGCAGCAGGCTTGA
- the LOC121748353 gene encoding SWI/SNF complex subunit SWI3D-like isoform X2, whose amino-acid sequence MDEKRRDSAANSSPTVSAMEASPSEQPNSRRRGGQKRKSASINNSGGSSASQTASSKRQAREKPPSVPFSPIHMNGPCTRARVQPYNSSSLSEAALLKSEVEAREAAAARAEEMSRLTENWEAMEAKLEAEYEAIRSRDARAHVVPIHAGWFSWTKIHPLEERMLPSFFNGKSESRTQEIYMEIRNWIMKKFHLDPDTKVELKHLSELTVGEPDARQEVMEFLDYWGLINYHPFPDQEPAAINVDVDANKDESGKIESLVEKLFKFEAVQSWNPIVAGMNMNSPSFSSGLLPETVVTDELVKSEGPSVEYHCNSCSADCSRKRYHCQKQADFDLCAECYNNGKFGSDMSPLDFILMEPPDASGASGGKWTDQETLLLLEAIELFRDNWSEIAEHVATKTKAQCILHFVQMPIEDTFFNHGDENNDVPKENGAPDSISNKDSTPEADKDSDAAPKDAAVKTDSQGGSTDNQDSSCPMDISKVNEVKESDASPEAGESFALKALKEAFEAVCSFPSPGDKLCLAEAGNPVMTLAAFLVRLVDPNIANASVCSLLKSLSSGYSSEQLAARHCIPLEDPSDDKKSTDDAEEISTKTTEHEPEKDKDGNAEKLEENPNPVVLPDDGNDGNKDSAPEENNRGKHFSSKDQNDAASLKPDSTDRSDTVKEPDVVAMEEDDKSNSQSAPGSSDLPNETAPKDAEEPAVSTSQTELQSSSASEAEGVAVAVDGSHSKEHIKEDMAPVSGIKEADALVNSNSTEKDNIAGDREAEGSGNEKKDSEVTKKYLDSDEKLKRAAVTALSAGAVKAKLLADQEEDQILQLSTFLIEKQLYKLETKLAFFADMENVGMRVRELLDRSKQRLLQERAQIIATRFGMPPGSARLASQNLPPNRASAAFPNAASRTLMGMNSLRPPISRPMMPPNPTSSTMLTGNATGSSVGME is encoded by the exons ATGGATGAAAAGCGAAGAGACTCCGCCGCTAATTCGTCTCCGACGGTGTCGGCGATGGAGGCTTCACCGTCGGAGCAGCCGAATTCTAGGCGGAGAGGCGGTCAGAAGAGGAAATCAGCCTCCATCAACAACAGCGGCGGAAGCTCGGCTTCTCAAACGGCTTCTTCGAAGAGACAGGCGAGGGAGAAGCCTCCGTCGGTTCCTTTCTCTCCGATCCACATGAATGGGCCCTGCACTAGGGCGCGCGTGCAGCCGTACAACAGCAGCAGCTTGTCTGAGGCGGCTTTGCTGAAGAGCGAGGTGGAGGCTcgggaggcggcggcggcgagggCTGAGGAGATGAGTAGACTGACCGAGAATTGGGAGGCAATGGAGGCGAAGCTTGAGGCTGAGTATGAAGCGATTAGATCGAGAGATGCGCGCGCTCACGTGGTGCCTATTCATGCCG GTTGGTTTTCATGGACAAAAATCCATCCACTGGAAGAAAGAATGCTGCCTTCATTCTTCAATGGGAAATCAGAAAGTAGGACTCAggaaatatatatggagataCGTAATTGGATAATGAAAAAGTTCCACCTGGATCCTGATACAAAAGTTGAGCTGAAGCATCTGTCCGAACTTACTGTTGGAGAACCTGATGCTAGGCAAGAGGTGATGGAGTTTTTGGATTACTGGGGATTGATTAATTACCATCCTTTCCCAGACCAGGAGCCTGCTGCTATTAATGTTGATGTGGATGCTAACAAGGATGAATCTGGAAAAATTGAATCATTGGTTGAAAAACTCTTTAAATTTGAAGCGGTGCAATCATGGAATCCAATTGTTGCCGGGATGAACATGAACAGTCCATCCTTTTCGTCTGGTTTGCTTCCAGAAACTGTCGTCACTGATGAACTAGTGAAGTCTGAAGGCCCTTCTGTTGAGTACCATTGTAACTCTTGCTCAGCGGATTGTTCACGGAAGCGATATCACTGCCAGAAGCAG GCGGATTTTGATCTCTGTGCTGAGTGTTACAACAATGGGAAGTTTGGGTCAGATATGTCCCCACTAGATTTCATTCTTATGGAACCACCAGACGCTAGTGGTGCTAGTGGAGGGAAATGGACAGATCAAGAAACTCTTCTTCTGCTTGAAGCTATAGAATTATTTAGAGATAATTGGAGTGAGATTGCCGAGCATGTTGCAACAAAGACAAAAGCTCAGTGTATCTTGCACTTTGTTCAAATGCCAATTGAAGATACTTTTTTCAACCATGGTGATGAAAACAATGACGTTCCCAAGGAAAATGGAGCTCCGGATTCCATCAGTAATAAAGACTCTACTCCTGAAGCTGATAAAGATAGTGATGCTGCTCCTAAAGATGCTGCGGTGAAAACGGACAGCCAAGGTGGGAGTACCGACAATCAGGACTCATCCTGTCCAATGGATATCTCAAAGGTTAATGAGGTCAAGGAATCAGATGCGAGTCCTGAAGCTGGAGAGAGCTTTGCATTGAAGGCTCTCAAGGAAGCATTTGAAGCCGTGTGTTCTTTTCCATCACCTGGAGATAAATTATGCTTAGCTGAAGCTGGTAACCCTGTGATGACATTG GCTGCATTTCTAGTAAGACTGGTGGACCCTAATATTGCCAATGCATCAGTTTGTAGCCTATTGAAATCTCTCTCTAGTGGTTATTCCAGTGAGCAGCTTGCGGCCAGGCACTGCATCCCTCTGGAAGATCCTTCAGATGACAAGAAGAGTACGGATGATGCCGAAGA AATTTCTACTAAAACAACAGAGCATGAACCTGAGAAGGACAAGGATGGAAATGCTGAAAAACTAGAGGAAAATCCTAATCCAGTTGTTTTACCTGATGATGGAAATGATGGCAACAAGGATTCTGCTCCTGAAGAAAATAATAGAGGAAAGCATTTTTCTTCTAAGGATCAGAATGATGCAGCTTCCCTCAAACCTGACAGTACAGACAGATCAGATACTGTTAAGGAACCTGATGTAGTGGCTATGGAGGAGGATGATAAATCAAACTCACAGAGTGCCCCTGGTAGCTCTGATTTGCCAAACGAAACAGCACCAAAAGATGCTGAAGAACCAGCAGTCTCAACATCTCAAACTGAGCTTCAATCAAGTTCTGCCTCCGAAGCAGAAGGTGTAGCCGTAGCTGTGGATGGCTCTCACTCTAAAGAGCATATTAAAGAAGATATGGCACCTGTTTCTGGAATTAAAGAGGCTGATGCATTGGTTAACTCAAATTCAACTGAAAAAGACAACATTGCAG GTGATAGAGAAGCTGAAGGAAGTGGTAATGAAAAGAAAGATTCTGAAGTGACAAAAAAATATCTTGATTCTGATGAGAAGCTAAAACGAGCCGCAGTGACTGCCCTGTCAGCTGGAGCAGTGAAAGCAAAGCTTCTCGCCGATCAAGAAGAAGATCAAATACTTCAACTTTCCACATTTCTAATAGAAAAGCAG TTGTACAAGCTGGAGACCAAGTTGGCTTTCTTTGCCGATATGGAAAATGTCGGAATGAGGGTTAGGGAACTGTTGGATCGGTCGAAACAGAGGCTCTTACAAGAGAGAGCACAGATAATCGCAACACGATTTGGGATGCCACCGGGATCAGCTCGTCTAGCATCACAGAATCTACCTCCCAACAGGGCATCAGCTGCTTTCCCAAACGCAGCGTCTAGAACCTTAATGGGCATGAACTCCCTTCGGCCACCCATTTCAAGACCAATGATGCCACCGAATCCTACTTCAAGCACTATGTTGACTGGAAATGCCACAGGAAGTTCAGTTGGCATGGAGTAG
- the LOC121748353 gene encoding SWI/SNF complex subunit SWI3D-like isoform X1, whose translation MDEKRRDSAANSSPTVSAMEASPSEQPNSRRRGGQKRKSASINNSGGSSASQTASSKRQAREKPPSVPFSPIHMNGPCTRARVQPYNSSSLSEAALLKSEVEAREAAAARAEEMSRLTENWEAMEAKLEAEYEAIRSRDARAHVVPIHAGWFSWTKIHPLEERMLPSFFNGKSESRTQEIYMEIRNWIMKKFHLDPDTKVELKHLSELTVGEPDARQEVMEFLDYWGLINYHPFPDQEPAAINVDVDANKDESGKIESLVEKLFKFEAVQSWNPIVAGMNMNSPSFSSGLLPETVVTDELVKSEGPSVEYHCNSCSADCSRKRYHCQKQADFDLCAECYNNGKFGSDMSPLDFILMEPPDASGASGGKWTDQETLLLLEAIELFRDNWSEIAEHVATKTKAQCILHFVQMPIEDTFFNHGDENNDVPKENGAPDSISNKDSTPEADKDSDAAPKDAAVKTDSQGGSTDNQDSSCPMDISKVNEVKESDASPEAGESFALKALKEAFEAVCSFPSPGDKLCLAEAGNPVMTLAAFLVRLVDPNIANASVCSLLKSLSSGYSSEQLAARHCIPLEDPSDDKKSTDDAEEISTKTTEHEPEKDKDGNAEKLEENPNPVVLPDDGNDGNKDSAPEENNRGKHFSSKDQNDAASLKPDSTDRSDTVKEPDVVAMEEDDKSNSQSAPGSSDLPNETAPKDAEEPAVSTSQTELQSSSASEAEGVAVAVDGSHSKEHIKEDMAPVSGIKEADALVNSNSTEKDNIAVGDREAEGSGNEKKDSEVTKKYLDSDEKLKRAAVTALSAGAVKAKLLADQEEDQILQLSTFLIEKQLYKLETKLAFFADMENVGMRVRELLDRSKQRLLQERAQIIATRFGMPPGSARLASQNLPPNRASAAFPNAASRTLMGMNSLRPPISRPMMPPNPTSSTMLTGNATGSSVGME comes from the exons ATGGATGAAAAGCGAAGAGACTCCGCCGCTAATTCGTCTCCGACGGTGTCGGCGATGGAGGCTTCACCGTCGGAGCAGCCGAATTCTAGGCGGAGAGGCGGTCAGAAGAGGAAATCAGCCTCCATCAACAACAGCGGCGGAAGCTCGGCTTCTCAAACGGCTTCTTCGAAGAGACAGGCGAGGGAGAAGCCTCCGTCGGTTCCTTTCTCTCCGATCCACATGAATGGGCCCTGCACTAGGGCGCGCGTGCAGCCGTACAACAGCAGCAGCTTGTCTGAGGCGGCTTTGCTGAAGAGCGAGGTGGAGGCTcgggaggcggcggcggcgagggCTGAGGAGATGAGTAGACTGACCGAGAATTGGGAGGCAATGGAGGCGAAGCTTGAGGCTGAGTATGAAGCGATTAGATCGAGAGATGCGCGCGCTCACGTGGTGCCTATTCATGCCG GTTGGTTTTCATGGACAAAAATCCATCCACTGGAAGAAAGAATGCTGCCTTCATTCTTCAATGGGAAATCAGAAAGTAGGACTCAggaaatatatatggagataCGTAATTGGATAATGAAAAAGTTCCACCTGGATCCTGATACAAAAGTTGAGCTGAAGCATCTGTCCGAACTTACTGTTGGAGAACCTGATGCTAGGCAAGAGGTGATGGAGTTTTTGGATTACTGGGGATTGATTAATTACCATCCTTTCCCAGACCAGGAGCCTGCTGCTATTAATGTTGATGTGGATGCTAACAAGGATGAATCTGGAAAAATTGAATCATTGGTTGAAAAACTCTTTAAATTTGAAGCGGTGCAATCATGGAATCCAATTGTTGCCGGGATGAACATGAACAGTCCATCCTTTTCGTCTGGTTTGCTTCCAGAAACTGTCGTCACTGATGAACTAGTGAAGTCTGAAGGCCCTTCTGTTGAGTACCATTGTAACTCTTGCTCAGCGGATTGTTCACGGAAGCGATATCACTGCCAGAAGCAG GCGGATTTTGATCTCTGTGCTGAGTGTTACAACAATGGGAAGTTTGGGTCAGATATGTCCCCACTAGATTTCATTCTTATGGAACCACCAGACGCTAGTGGTGCTAGTGGAGGGAAATGGACAGATCAAGAAACTCTTCTTCTGCTTGAAGCTATAGAATTATTTAGAGATAATTGGAGTGAGATTGCCGAGCATGTTGCAACAAAGACAAAAGCTCAGTGTATCTTGCACTTTGTTCAAATGCCAATTGAAGATACTTTTTTCAACCATGGTGATGAAAACAATGACGTTCCCAAGGAAAATGGAGCTCCGGATTCCATCAGTAATAAAGACTCTACTCCTGAAGCTGATAAAGATAGTGATGCTGCTCCTAAAGATGCTGCGGTGAAAACGGACAGCCAAGGTGGGAGTACCGACAATCAGGACTCATCCTGTCCAATGGATATCTCAAAGGTTAATGAGGTCAAGGAATCAGATGCGAGTCCTGAAGCTGGAGAGAGCTTTGCATTGAAGGCTCTCAAGGAAGCATTTGAAGCCGTGTGTTCTTTTCCATCACCTGGAGATAAATTATGCTTAGCTGAAGCTGGTAACCCTGTGATGACATTG GCTGCATTTCTAGTAAGACTGGTGGACCCTAATATTGCCAATGCATCAGTTTGTAGCCTATTGAAATCTCTCTCTAGTGGTTATTCCAGTGAGCAGCTTGCGGCCAGGCACTGCATCCCTCTGGAAGATCCTTCAGATGACAAGAAGAGTACGGATGATGCCGAAGA AATTTCTACTAAAACAACAGAGCATGAACCTGAGAAGGACAAGGATGGAAATGCTGAAAAACTAGAGGAAAATCCTAATCCAGTTGTTTTACCTGATGATGGAAATGATGGCAACAAGGATTCTGCTCCTGAAGAAAATAATAGAGGAAAGCATTTTTCTTCTAAGGATCAGAATGATGCAGCTTCCCTCAAACCTGACAGTACAGACAGATCAGATACTGTTAAGGAACCTGATGTAGTGGCTATGGAGGAGGATGATAAATCAAACTCACAGAGTGCCCCTGGTAGCTCTGATTTGCCAAACGAAACAGCACCAAAAGATGCTGAAGAACCAGCAGTCTCAACATCTCAAACTGAGCTTCAATCAAGTTCTGCCTCCGAAGCAGAAGGTGTAGCCGTAGCTGTGGATGGCTCTCACTCTAAAGAGCATATTAAAGAAGATATGGCACCTGTTTCTGGAATTAAAGAGGCTGATGCATTGGTTAACTCAAATTCAACTGAAAAAGACAACATTGCAG TAGGTGATAGAGAAGCTGAAGGAAGTGGTAATGAAAAGAAAGATTCTGAAGTGACAAAAAAATATCTTGATTCTGATGAGAAGCTAAAACGAGCCGCAGTGACTGCCCTGTCAGCTGGAGCAGTGAAAGCAAAGCTTCTCGCCGATCAAGAAGAAGATCAAATACTTCAACTTTCCACATTTCTAATAGAAAAGCAG TTGTACAAGCTGGAGACCAAGTTGGCTTTCTTTGCCGATATGGAAAATGTCGGAATGAGGGTTAGGGAACTGTTGGATCGGTCGAAACAGAGGCTCTTACAAGAGAGAGCACAGATAATCGCAACACGATTTGGGATGCCACCGGGATCAGCTCGTCTAGCATCACAGAATCTACCTCCCAACAGGGCATCAGCTGCTTTCCCAAACGCAGCGTCTAGAACCTTAATGGGCATGAACTCCCTTCGGCCACCCATTTCAAGACCAATGATGCCACCGAATCCTACTTCAAGCACTATGTTGACTGGAAATGCCACAGGAAGTTCAGTTGGCATGGAGTAG